The following proteins come from a genomic window of Miscanthus floridulus cultivar M001 chromosome 2, ASM1932011v1, whole genome shotgun sequence:
- the LOC136516855 gene encoding proline-rich receptor-like protein kinase PERK4 translates to MSSNSSTAPPPRPAPSPKQKISPSPSHSTAPPPSADSSSPAPSRPSDSSPPPAASRFHGAPAKPHPPREQSSRGSGDGARPPPAPAHRGGPTMVEIVFAAAGAAALLVILIAACVCCSRKTAPRRKKRPHNPMHYYADSSSVCKGNSSTCDPSRPQPQWQSDTGAAAATLSTFGPPGGGGWHPQPPPDMTSGAYSSPHGASLPPPPPHEALGLGKGTFSYEELAAATGNFSAANLLGQGGFGYVHKGVLPGGRVVAVKRLKSDSEQGEREFQAEVDIISRVHHRHLVSLVGHCIAGARRVLVYQFVPNKTLEFHLHGKGQPVMEWSTRLRIALGSAKGLAYLHEDCHPRIIHRDIKSANILLDNNFEAKVADFGLAKLTSDNNTHVSTRVMGTFGYLAPEYASSGKLTDKSDVFSYGVMLLELLTGRRPIDDAAPGTGHPFLDDSLVDWARPALSRALADGDYDGVADPRLRGNYDPVEMARMVASAAAAVRHSAKKRPKMSQIVRALEGDISLEDLNEGVRPGQSMAFGTPAAASYKAKAPGSYTSDMERIRQAPMASPVYSGAVVEFGRPSTIASEGSFCDDLSPVKGQPHR, encoded by the exons AGCAAAAAATCagcccttctccttctcattcaaCCGCCCCGCCGCCGTCAGCGGACTCGTCGTCTCCGGCTCCATCACGGCCCAGCGACTCCTCGCCGCCACCAGCGGCGTCCAGGTTCCATGGCGCTCCGGCCAAGCCCCACCCTCCACGGGAGCAATCGTCTAGAGGCTCCGGCGACGGTGCCAGGCCGCCACCGGCTCCTGCGCACCGTGGCGGACCCACCATGGTGGAAATCGTTTTCGCCGCGGCCGGCGCCGCGGCGCTCCTCGTCATCCTCATCGCCGCTTGCGTGTGCTGCTCGAGGAAGACGgcgccgaggaggaagaagaggcctCACAATCCCATGCATTACTACGCGGATTCGTCGTCGGTGTGCAAAG GTAATAGCAGCACGTGCGACCCGTCCAGGCCGCAGCCGCAGTGGCAGAGCGAcaccggcgcggcggcggcgacgctgaGCACCTTCGGCCCGCCGGGTGGGGGTGGCTGGCATCCACAACCGCCGCCCGACATGACCTCCGGCGCGTACTCCAGCCCGCACGGCgcgtcgctgccgccgccgcctccgcacgAGGCGCTGGGGCTCGGCAAGGGCACGTTCAGCTACGAGGAGCTCGCGGCGGCCACAGGCAACTTCTCGGCGGCGAACCTGCTGGGGCAGGGCGGGTTCGGTTACGTGCACAAGGGGGTGCTCCCCGGCGGCCGGGTGGTGGCCGTGAAGCGGCTCAAGTCAGACAGCGAGCAGGGGGAGCGCGAGTTCCAGGCCGAGGTGGACATCATCAGCCGGGTGCACCACCGCCACCTCGTGTCCCTCGTCGGCCACTGCATCGCCGGCGCGCGCCGCGTGCTCGTCTACCAGTTCGTGCCCAACAAGACCCTCGAGTTCCACCTCCACG GAAAAGGGCAGCCGGTGATGGAGTGGTCGACGCGGCTGCGCATCGCGCTCGGATCGGCCAAGGGCCTCGCCTACCTGCACGAAGACT GCCATCCTCGGATCATTCACCGCGACATCAAGTCGGCCAACATTCTCCTCGACAACAACTTCGAGGCGAAGGTCGCCGACTTCGGGCTTGCCAAGCTGACGTCCGACAACAACACGCACGTGTCGACCCGTGTGATGGGGACGTTCGGGTACCTGGCGCCGGAGTACGCGTCGAGCGGGAAGCTGACGGACAAGTCGGACGTCTTCTCCTACGGCGTGATGCTGCTGGAGCTCCTGACGGGGCGGCGCCCCATCGACGACGCCGCGCCGGGCACCGGGCACCCGTTCCTCGACGACAGCCTCGTCGACTGGGCAAGGCCGGCGCTGTCGCGCGCGCTGGCCGACGGCGACTACGACGGCGTCGCGGACCCGAGGCTGCGGGGCAACTACGACCCCGTGGAGATGGCGCGCATGGTCGCCAGCGCCGCGGCCGCCGTGCGCCACTCGGCCAAGAAGCGCCCCAAGATGAGCCAG ATCGTGAGGGCGCTGGAGGGGGACATCTCGCTGGAGGACCTCAACGAGGGGGTGCGGCCCGGGCAGAGCATGGCGTTCGGCACACCGGCCGCGGCCTCGTACAAGGCGAAGGCTCCCGGGTCGTACACGTCCGACATGGAGCGGATCAGGCAGGCGCCCATGGCGAGCCCAGTGTACAGCGGCGCGGTCGTCGAGTTCGGCCGTCCCTCTACGATCGCCAGCGAGGGGTCCTTCTGCGACGATTTGAGTCCGGTGAAGGGTCAGCCGCACCGGTAG